Proteins co-encoded in one Amia ocellicauda isolate fAmiCal2 chromosome 11, fAmiCal2.hap1, whole genome shotgun sequence genomic window:
- the ubtd2 gene encoding ubiquitin domain-containing protein 2 → MPTGCPLLVRREEFRRGGRRREGLRGSAVCRPMGGCVGTQHDSLGSLNENSDGTGVALGRNQPLKKEKPKWKSDYPMTDGQLRSKRDEFWDTAPAFEGRKEIWDALKAATHAFESNDHELAQAIIDGASITLPHGALTECYDELGNRYQLPVYCLAPPINMIEEKSDLEILDVPDPPPNSGHECLLRLRLSTGKDLRLAVRSTDSVHHMKRRLHTEESVAPASQRWFFSGRPLTDKMKLEELKIPKDYVVQVIVSQPLQNPTPVEN, encoded by the exons ATGCCGACTGGGTGTCCATTGCTAGTCAGAAGGGAAGAGTTCAGAAGAgggggaagaaggagagagggtcTGCGGGGCAGCGCAGTTTGCAGACCCATGGGCGGGTGTGTGGGCACTCAGCACGACTCCTTGGGCAGCTTGAACGAGAATTCAGACGGAACTGGAG TTGCTTTGGGTCGCAATCAGCCCCTGAAGAAGGAGAAACCCAAGTGGAAGAGTGATTATCCGATGACCGACGGTCAGCTGCGCAGCAAACGGGATGAGTTCTGGGACACGGCGCCCGCCTTCGAGGGCAGGAAGGAGATCTGGGATGCCCTTAAGGCGGCCACCCATGCATTCGAGAGCAACGACCACGAACTGGCGCAGGCTATCATCGATGGCGCGAGTATAACGCTGCCACACG GTGCCCTGACCGAGTGTTACGATGAGTTGGGCAACAGGTACCAGCTGCCAGTCTACTGCTTGGCGCCGCCAATCAATATGATCGAGGAGAAGAGCGACCTGGAGATCCTGGACGTGCCCGACCCACCGCCCAACTCTGGGCACGAGTGCCTGCTCCGGCTGCGCCTGTCCACGGGGAAGGACCTGCGGCTGGCGGTGCGAAGCACGGACTCAGTGCACCACATGAAGCGGCGGCTGCACACGGAGGAGAGCGTGGCCCCGGCCAGTCAGCGCTGGTTCTTCTCGGGCCGGCCGCTCACGGATAAAATGAAACTTGAAGAACTTAAGATCCCCAAGGACTACGTGGTGCAGGTGATCGTCAGCCAGCCTTTGCAAAACCCCACACCTGTGGAAAACTAA